Proteins from one Argopecten irradians isolate NY chromosome 15, Ai_NY, whole genome shotgun sequence genomic window:
- the LOC138309558 gene encoding zinc finger protein 862-like: protein MLRYVDGAKPGKKLRIETESQPTVSSNKKYEEKRVRKFLEECHIGRPWLKYENGKMFCECCRENETTGAFCVGTTNFKLTAIKQHENTNIHMKYAMKYLRPKTVEKSQAADCLMKLKKSEYDRLVIKFRTAHALAKSHQSFRFYNTMCRLDKAKDLDIGTSYLNDKSASTFVQTIADVTQDSVREKVLKSKYVSFTCDGSTDFTGDDMENVYVRVVVDGIVEDLFLNIGTANSAASAGIFKFLMETFDNLSLNIEEKMIGFCADGASNMQGTKTGLAALLKEKWPHIFITHCLAHRLELAFKDAIKKYAVYDRMTTLLLGIYYLYRKSPKQKKNFGRAFEALGMTVILPSRVGGTRWLPHLQRAISAFIKGFRAFVFQLETSSHENPKAEGLAKLARDGSVIIFILQLKMIIGVLARLSLYLQRRELCIGDAYMRVKAAKAELLQIFES from the exons ATGCTCCGATATGTTGATGGGGCAAAGCCCGGAAAGAAACTTAGGATCGAAACGGAAAGTCAACCTACAGTTtcttcaaacaaaaaatacGAAGAAAAGAGAGTCCGCAAGTTTCTCGAAGAATGCCATATAGGTAGACCTtggttaaaatatgaaaatggtAAAATGTTCTGTGAATGCTGTCGTGAAAACGAAACGACCGGCGCGTTTTGTGTAGGGACAACTAATTTCAAGCTGACTGCTATAAAGCAGCATGAGAACACTAATATACACATGAAATACGCTATGAAATATCTGAGGCCCAAAACAGTGGAAAAAAGCCAGGCAGCGGACTGCCTTATGAAGCTAAAAAAATCGGAATATGACAGGCTTGTAATCAAGTTCAGGACAGCCCACGCACTAGCTAAATCGCACCAAAGTTTTCGATTTTATAACACGATGTGCAGACTTGATAAGGCGAAGGACCTTGATATTGGGACCTCATACTTAAATGACAAATCAGCATCAACATTTGTGCAGACTATTGCTGATGTGACCCAGGACAGTGTGAGAGAAAAGGTCCTCAAGTCCAAATACGTGAGCTTCACATGTGATGGCAGTACAGATTTTACTGGAGATGATATGGAAAATGTGTATGTGCGTGTTGTTGTAGATGGCATTGTTGAGGATTTATTTCTCAACATCGGCACAGCTAATTCTGCTGCAAGCGCAGGCATTTTCAAATTTCTAATGGAGACATTTGATAATCTGTCCTTGAACATAGAGGAGAAAATGATAGGGTTTTGTGCGGATGGAGCCTCAAACATGCAAG GCACAAAAACTGGTCTGGCAGCACTTCTAAAGGAGAAATGGCCGCATATCTTCATAACCCATTGCTTGGCTCATCGTCTTGAATTAGCTTTTAAAGATGCTATCAAGAAATATGCTGTTTATGATAGGATGACTACTCTACTTCTTGGAATCTACTACCTGTACAGAAAAAGTCCAAAACAGAAAAAGAATTTTGGCAGGGCTTTTGAGGCATTAGGCATGACAGTGATTCTGCCATCACGAGTTGGAGGTACCAGGTGGCTTCCCCACCTTCAGCGGGCTATTTCTGCTTTCATTAAGGGTTTCCGGGCATTTGTATTTCAGCTGGAAACTTCCTCCCATGAAAACCCTAAAGCAGAAGGCCTTGCGAAGCTTGCAAGGGATGGAAGTGTCATAATCTTCATTCTTCAGTTAAAG ATGATCATTGGTGTCCTCGCAAGGTTGTCTCTGTATCTTCAGCGCAGAGAACTTTGTATTGGAGATGCTTACATGCGAGTGAAGGCTGCTAAAGCTGAATTGCTACAAATATTTGAATCATAA